One part of the Proteiniborus sp. DW1 genome encodes these proteins:
- the codA gene encoding cytosine deaminase: protein MLVKNVFFENSTEKTDILVKDGKFEKIAPDIEPIPGDEIIDCDGCMVLPQFIESHVHLDATLTAGDPRWNLSGTLFEGIACWAERKEKLSKQDVKDRARNAIRKQAANGIGHVRTHVDVTDPTLIALEAMLELKDDLKDEVNIQIVAFPQDGIMSFPNGKQLVENAVKMGADVIGAIPHFEFTREYGVESLNFIMKLAEKYEKLVDVHCDEIDDEQSRFVETLAARAYESGLKERVTASHTTAMHSYNNAYAYKLFRLLRMSNINFVANPLVNTHLQGRFDTYPKRRGITRVKELLADGINVSFGHDDIFDPWYPLGDGNMRDVIHMGLHVCQMMGYEEILNSYKLVTHNAARTLHLGDSYGIKEGNPASFIILNSNNFYNALNEKKEVLYNFTKGKLIAKTEPAKKTALF, encoded by the coding sequence ATGTTAGTTAAAAATGTATTTTTTGAAAACAGCACTGAAAAAACAGATATTCTAGTTAAAGATGGAAAATTTGAAAAAATAGCTCCTGATATTGAACCAATTCCTGGTGATGAAATAATTGACTGTGATGGCTGCATGGTATTGCCTCAGTTTATCGAATCTCACGTCCATCTTGATGCTACTCTTACTGCAGGTGACCCTAGATGGAACTTATCTGGTACATTATTTGAAGGAATAGCTTGTTGGGCTGAAAGAAAAGAAAAATTATCTAAGCAAGATGTAAAGGATAGAGCAAGAAATGCCATAAGAAAACAAGCTGCAAATGGTATAGGACATGTTCGTACACATGTTGACGTAACAGATCCAACACTAATAGCTTTGGAAGCTATGTTAGAGCTAAAAGATGATTTAAAGGATGAGGTTAATATTCAAATAGTTGCATTTCCACAGGATGGTATTATGAGCTTCCCTAATGGTAAACAATTAGTGGAAAATGCTGTGAAGATGGGTGCTGATGTTATAGGCGCTATTCCTCATTTCGAGTTTACTCGTGAGTATGGTGTAGAAAGCTTAAACTTTATTATGAAGCTAGCTGAAAAATATGAAAAGCTAGTTGACGTTCACTGCGATGAAATAGATGATGAACAATCACGCTTTGTTGAAACATTGGCTGCTAGAGCTTATGAATCTGGTTTGAAGGAAAGAGTTACAGCTAGCCATACTACTGCAATGCATTCCTATAACAATGCATATGCTTATAAATTATTTAGACTTCTAAGAATGAGCAATATAAACTTTGTTGCTAACCCATTAGTAAATACTCACCTTCAAGGAAGATTTGATACTTATCCAAAACGTAGAGGTATAACTAGAGTTAAAGAATTGCTTGCAGATGGCATAAATGTTTCATTTGGACATGATGATATATTTGATCCTTGGTATCCTCTAGGAGATGGTAATATGAGGGATGTAATCCATATGGGCTTGCATGTATGCCAAATGATGGGTTATGAAGAAATTCTAAACTCCTATAAGCTGGTCACTCATAATGCTGCAAGAACTCTTCACCTAGGAGATAGCTACGGCATTAAAGAAGGAAATCCAGCAAGCTTCATAATTCTTAACTCTAATAATTTCTATAATGCACTTAATGAGAAAAAGGAAGTTCTATATAACTTTACTAAAGGTAAACTGATAGCTAAGACTGAACCTGCTAAAAAAACTGCTCTATTCTAA